GTCGATCCTGAGCCTGGGCGTGCTGGTGGGACTGCGGGCCCTGGGAGGATGGAGGTGATCCGGGCCGAGGGGCTCACCGTACGGTTCGGGGGCTTCGTGCTCCGGAGCATCGACCTGGCCGTGGCTCCGGGGGAGAGCTTCTTCGTCCTCGGCCCGTCCGGAGCCGGGAAGACCCTCCTTTTGGAGGCCCTCCTGGGGATCCGCAGGCCCCAAGCCGGCCGGGTGCTCCTGGACGGCCGGGACGCCACCGACCTGCCCCCCGAGGCCCGGAACGTTGCCTACGTGCCCCAAGACCTCGCCCTGTTCCCCCATCTCTCGGTCCGCGAGAACATCCTGTTCGGCCTTCGCGCCCGGGGCCAGCGGGTCTCCGGAGTGGAGGAGCGGCTGCGGCACTGGGTCGAGCTGCTGGACCTGGGCCGGGTGATCGAGCGCGAGGACGTGCGCACCCTGTCGGGCGGGGAGCGACAGAGGGTGGCCCTGGCCCGGGCCCTGGTCACCGAGCCCCGGGTGATCTTCCTGGACGAGCCGTTCTCCGCCCTGGACGCCGCCCTGCGCCGGCGGCTGCAGGTGGAGTTCCGGCACCTCCAGCGCCGGCTGGGGGTGACCGTGGTCCAGGTGACCCACGACCCGGAAGAGGCGTTCCTGATGGCCGACCGGATGGCCATCCTGATGGCCGGCCGGATCGAGCAGACCGGCCGGCCGGCCGAGCTCTACAACCGGCCGGCCAACCTGCGGGTGGCCCGGTTCCTCATGCTCCAGAACCTGTTTCCGGCCACCGCCGGGCCGGTGGGTGACGACGGCTACCAACGGCTCCGCATCCACGGGCTGGCCCGGGAGCTCCTGGCCGCGCCGGACCCGCGCTTCCCCGAAGGGGCTCCCGTGGTGGTGGGCATCCGGCCCGAGGAGGTGATCCTCGTCCCGCCCGACCGGCCTCCGGCCCCCGAGCGGCAGAAAAACCTGCTCCGGGCCGAGATCCTGGAATGGGTCGACCTCGGCCACTCCCGCCTGCTGAGGCTTCGCGTCGAGAGCCTTACCCTGGACGCCTGGCTCAACATCCGGGCGGCCCGGGAGTACCCCATGGAGCCGGGCCGAAAGGTCTGGTGCCACGTGCGGCCCTGGAGCTTCTGCCTGCTGCCGCCCGAAACGCCGGACGGATAGATGGGTCGATCACTGGTACATCAGCCGGGGGAGGAAGGTGATGATGCCGGGGAGGGCGATCAGGGAGAGGGTGCCCAGGACCAGGGCGATCAGGAACGGCATCACCCCCCGGAAGATCGTCTGCAGGGGGATGTCGCGGGCCACGCCGTTCACCACGTACACGTTGATGCCCACGGGCGGGGTGATCACCCCCATCTGGCCGACCAACACGATGATCACCCCGAACCAGATCAGGTCGTAGCCCAGGTCGGTGACGATGGGGGCGAAGATGGGGATGGTGAGCATCACGAGCGCCATGGCGTCGATGAAGCACCCCGCCACCAGGTAGATGCCCACGATCGCGGCCATGATCAGCCATCCCGGCAGGGGCAGACCACCCACCCACGAGGCCAGCTCGAACGGCAACCGGGTCACGGCCAGGAAGTGGCCGAAGATCGTGGCTCCGGCGATCAGCAGGAGCACCATGCACGAGGTGCGAACGGTCTCGTACAGGGACTTCACGATGCCGGGCCAGGAGATCTGGCGCCGGACCAGGGCCAGCACGAGGATCAGGAACGCCCCCACCGCCCCGGCCTCGGTGGGCGTGAAGAACCCCAGGAACAGCCCGCTCATCACCAGCACGAACACGAGCAGGGTCTCCCACAGCTCCAGCAGGGACAGGAGCCGCACCCTCCAGGGCAGGCGCTCGCCGGCCGGGGCATGGTCGGGATGGCGTCGGCAGTAGACCCAGATGGCCCCGAGGAACCACAGGGTCATGTACAGCGCCGGCACCACGCCGGCCACGAACAGGGCCCCGATGGACTGCTCGGTCAGGATGCCGTAGACGATCAGGAGCACCGACGGGGGCATGAGCATGCCCAGCCCGCCCCCGGCGGCCACGCTGCCCGCGGCCAGGCCCGGGTCGTAGCCGTATCGGCGCATCTCGGGCAGGCCCACCACGGCCATGGTGGCGGCCGTGGCCGGGCTCGACCCGCACACCGTGCCGAAGGCGGTGCAGGCGGCCACGGTGGCCGCGGCCAGCCCGCCTCGGGCGCCCCCCAGCACCTTGTAGGCGCAGTCGTAGAGCCGGCGGCTGATGCCGGCGTTGTAGGCGATCTGCCCCATCAGGATGAACAGGGGGATCACGGTGAGCCCCTCGGACGTGAACACCCCCCAGATGTCGCGGGCGGTCAGGTTCAGGGCCGCGGCAGGGTTCACCATGTACCCGAACCCGGCCACGCCGATCAGGGTCATCACGTAGGCCACCGGCATTCCGGTGAAGAAGCACGCCACCAGGACGAGGATCCCCGCCACCCCCACGGCCATGGGGCTCATGGCGCGTCTCCCTGCGATCGCCCGATCACCTTTCGGACGGAGGCGATCACGTCCAGCCCATAGACGAGGGCGAACAGGAAGAAGGCCACGGCGATCAGGTAGATCACGGGGTAGGTGGGGATCCGCAGGGTCATCGAGACCTCACCGGCCCGCCGCATGGTGGTGCCGTACTCCCACATCTGCACCCCGATCACGAAGAACAGGGCGGTGCCCACGCTACCGGTGACCAGGTCCACCGCGGCCCGGGGCCGCTCCCCCAGCCGCATGACCACGAGCTCCACCCCCACGTGGGCCCGGGCCCGGTGGGCGTAGGGCATGGAGAACGCCAGGGCCATGGAGGCCAGCATCCCCGTGACCTCCACCGCGCCCAGCACGGGACGGCCGAGCGCCCGGCCCACCACGTCGGCGCAGGTGAGCAGCATCATCCCGGCCAGGCACGCCGCACTCAGCGCGTTGGCCGCCTCTGTGACCTTCTGGACGAGGTCTCGTGCCACGGGGATCGCCTCCGGTTCGGGGCTGCCGGGCGGGCGCCGCCGGGCGCCCGGCACTCATACCCAGTTGCGTTCAAAGCTATCGGCCCCCCGAACGGTGGGGCAAGGGTCCTGCCGGAGAGCCGGGCGCGGCCCCTGCGCGGCGAATCTCAGTGCCTGGCTTCGCGCCCGGCCGGAGGCAGATCCCTTGCCCCGCCCCCGGCTGGGTATCCTGATGGAGGGCAACTTGGCATGAGTGCCGGATAAGGGGGGTCACTGGTACTTCTTCAGCACGGTGCGCACGATCTCCACGGCCTTGCGGCCCGGCAGCCCCCGGGCCTCTTTCTCCTTCACGTACTCCTCGATCACCGGCTCCACCGCCCTCTTCCACCGGGCCGCCTCGTTCGGCGAGAGCTCCACCAGGTGACCGCCCTGCTTCTCCAGATAGTACTTCCTGCCCTCCTCGTCGATCTGGTCCCAGGCCGCGGCGGTCTTGGCGATCCACTCCTGGCTGACCTGATCGATCACCTTCTTGGCCTTGTCGGACAGGGCGTTCCACTTGTCCTTGTTCATCACCACGAAGAAGCCCGAGGTGTAGGCCATGGAGTAGTTGAGGGTCGTGTACTTCACCACCTCACCCAGGCGCCAGCCCCGCAGGGCCTCCATGGGGAACAGGCCGCCGTCCACCACCCCCTTGGACAGGGCCTGGTAGGTCTCGGGCATGGGCATGGCCACCGGGGTCCCTCCCAGGGCCTTCACGATCTTCGCGGCGAACCCGGTGGCGCGGAACTTGAGCCCACGCAGGTCCTCCAGGCTGCGCACCGCCTTGGACCGGCTGTTGAGCAGCCCGGGGCCGTGGGCGTGGAGGTAGAGCACCTTCACGTCGTCCAGCTCCTTGGGCCGAAGCTGCCGGTACACCTCGTTGATCGCCTCGGTGGCCGCCTTGGCGTTGGGGTACCCGAACGGCAGGTCCACGGCCTCCATCACCGGGAACCGGCCCGGGGTGTACCCGAACAGCGACAGGGCCACGTCCGAGATGCCGCTCACCACTCCGTCGTAGGCCTGCTTCCCTTTGGTGAGGGTCTGGCCCGGGAAGTACTGGAACGTGACCTCGCCGTTGGTGCGCTTCTCGATCTCCTTGCACCAGGCCTCGGCCAGCTTGCTGTGGACGTGGCTCGGGGGGAACAGGTTGCTGTAGGTCAGCGTGACCCCGGCCCACGCGGCGACGGGGAACCAGAGGACCAGGGCGACGGGAATCCAGGCGGCTCGAAACCGGTTTCTCATGACGCTCCTCCTTTCCGGGTGGTCCGGCAGACGAGGCTGCCGGGTGGACAGGGGCCTCGGCCGGGAAACGCGGAGATTTTGGAACGCGATTACCCCCGCCGAAGCCGCAAAACCGGGACGTTTCGTGCAACCGCAGAGAGAAACACGGCATAAACAAAACAAGGTTCTACATTATGCCCGGTCCCGGAAGGGCCGTCAATGCAGATCGTGGGGGGCAGGGAGCGATGAGGCTCCCCGAAGGGCGGGTCAGGAGGGAGGGGGATGTCGAGGCAGCGTCACGGTGACCCGGGTGCCGTGGCCGGGCCGGCTCTCGATGCGCAGCCCCCCGCCCAGGAGCTCGGCGAGGTGCTTGACGATGGCGAGGCCCAGGCCGGTGCCGCCCGTGGCCCGGGACCGGGCGGGGTCCACCCGGTAGAACCGCTCGGTCACCCGGGGGATCTCGTGGTCCGGGATGCCGATGCCGGTGTCCTCCACCGCAAAGGTCACGGTGTCGGCGTCGGCGGACACCTCGGCCCACACCCGCCCCCCCCGGGGGGTGTAGCGCACCCCGTTCTGTACCAGGTTCACCAGGATTGACTCGACCTTGTCGGTGTCCAGGTCCGCGGGGACCTCGGCCGGCGGCACCCGGGCCTCCAGGTTCACCCCGGCCTTCTCGGCCTCGGCCCGGAACATCTCCACGACCTGCCGCACCGGCTCCCGGGCGTCGAGGGGGGCGAGGCGAACCGGGGCGCCCCCGGCCTCGATCCGGGCCAGGTCCGACACGTCCCGCAGCAGCGCCTCCAGCCGGAGGGCGTTGCGGTGGATCGCCTCGACGAACCGCAGGGCCGCCTTCGGGTCGCCCAGGGCGGTGTGACGCAGGGTCTCGGCCGCCCCCCGGATCGCGGTAAGCGGTGTCCGCAGCTCGTGGCCCAGGTTGGCCACGAAGTCGGTGCGCATCCGCTCCAGCTCGTGCTGGCGGGTCACGTCGCGCAGCACCACCAGGGTGCCCGGACGGCCGGCCTCGTCCGGGAACGGCACGAACCGCACCAGCAGCCGGCAGGGAGGGTCGGGCCAGTCCACGGCCACCGGCTCTGCGGCGGCCTCGGGATGCCGGCTCCACCGGTCCAGGGCCTCGAGCAGGTCCGGGTGGCGAAGGACCTCGGGGCCGGTGTGGGCGGTGGGGTCGTCACCGAGGCGGAGGATGTGTCGGGCGGCGGGGTTGGCCAGACGGACCCGGCCGTCCCCGCCCAGCACCAGCACCCCGTCGGGCAGGTGCTCCAGCAAGGCCTGGAGCCGCTCGTGCTCCCGCCGAATCTCGGCCAGGTCCTGGCGCAGGCCGTCCCGCAGCGCCAGGAGCGCCCGTTCCAGGTCGGCCAGGTCGTCGGCGCCGTGGACCGCGAGCTCGGCGCCCAGGTCCCCCTCGGCCGCCCGGGCCGCGAACCGCGTCAGGGCCCCGATCCGGCGGGTCAGCGACCGGGAGAACCACCAGGCCAGCACCAGGGCCGCGGCCACCCCTCCGAGCGCGGCCAGCGCAACCCGCCGGCGCATCTCGGCCCGCACGTTCGCGACCGAGGCCAGGCTCTGGGCCGCCCGCACCACCGGCACCCCCGGCACCGCCACGTACAGGAGCGGCTCCCCGATCGAGGCGCTGCGACGCCGGGCCACCCCGGTCCGCCCTGCCAGGGCCTCGCGCACCTCGGGCCGGCCGGCGTGGTTCTCCATGGTGGCGGGATCCCGGTGGCTGTCGGCCAGCACGCGACCGTCCCCCGCGATCACGGTGAACCGCAGGCCGGTCCGGTCCGAGAGCTCCCGAACCCGTGCCCCCAGGAACTGGGCCGGCGCGGTCCGGAGGCCCTCGGCCGCGGCCCAGGCCACCCGCTCCAGATCCCGGGCCACCCGCCCCGTCTCCCACCGGGCCAGGAACCGGTCGCCCAGGAGCCCGGCGGCCGCCACGAACACGGCCAACACCACCGCGGACTGGAGGAACAGGCGGCCGGCGAGGGAGCGGGGCACGGCGCTCATCCCCTCGGGTTGAACCGGTACCCCGCGCCCCGCACGGTCTCGATCCACCGGGGCCGGGTCGGGTCGGGCTCGAGCCGGGCCCGCAGGCGCCGCACGTGCACGTCCACCGTGCGGGGGTCCACCACCACGTCCGGATCCCAGGCGTGCTGGAGCAGGGCCTCCCGGGAGTACACCCGGTTCGGGTGGGAGGCCAGGAACTCCAGCAGCCGGTACTCCTGGGGCGCGAGCTCGACCTCCTGCCCACCGCGCCACACCCGGCGGGCGCCCGGGTCGATCTCCAGCTCCCCGTGCCGGATCGGCCGCGCCCCGGCCTCCGGGTTCGCCGCCCGCTTCAGCACGGCCCGGACCCGGGCCACCAGCTCCCGGGGGCTGAACGGCTTGACCACGTAGTCGTCGGCCCCCAGTTCGAACCCGGCCAGGCGGTCGGGCTCGCCGCCCCGAGCCGTGAGCAGGATCACCGGCACCTCCCGGGTGGCGTCGCGGGAGCGCAGGATCCGGAGGACCTCGAACCCCTGCAGGTCGGGGAGCATGACGTCCAGCACCACCAGGTCCGGCCGGACCTCGGCCGCGGCCCGAAGGGCCTCGTGCCCCGTGAGGGCCTGGGCCGTCTCGAACCCTGCGGCCTCCAGGTTGTAGGCCACCAGGTCCACCAGGTCCTCTTCGTCGTCCACCACCAGGATGCGCATCGGCTCCCTCTTCGAGGCGGATCAGCCGCCCTCCCCTCCCGGCACGTGGGTGTGCCGGATGTCCTTGCCCTTGACCAGGTAGATCACCATCTCCGAGATGTTGGTGGCGTGGTCGGCGATCCGCTCCAGGTACCGGGCGATCAGGATCAGCCCCAGGGCTCGGGAGATGTTGGCCGGGTTCTCCATCATGTAGGTCAGCAGCTCCCGGAAGATCTGGTCGTTCAGGCGGTCCACCACGTCGTCGCTCTCGCACACCGCCTTGGCGGCGGCGGCGTCGCGCTGCACGTACGCGTCCAGGCTGCGCCGAACCATGTCGCGGGCGGCGTCCGCCATCCGGGGCAGGTCGATCAGGGGCTTGAGCGGCGGCTGATCCACCAGCTCCAGGACCCGCTCGCTCATGTTCACCGCCAGATCCCCGATCCGTTCCAGGTCGGTGGAGATCTTCAGCCCGGTGATGATCAGCCTGAGGTCCGTGGCCGCGGGCTGCCGCAGGGCCAGCAGCTCGATGCACCGCTCGTCGATCTCCACCTCGTACCGGTTGATCTCGTGGTCCCGGGCGATCACCCCCTGGGCCCGCTCGCCGTCCCGCTCCACCAGGGAGGCCATGGCGTCCTCGATGGCCTTCTCCACCAGCGCACCCATGCGCAGGATCTGCTGCTGGAGCCGCTCCAGCTCCGACTCGAACGCCTTGCTCGTGTGGGGTTTCATGATCCGACTCCGGAGGGGGCCCGAATCATCCGAACCGGCCGGTGATGTAGGCCTCGGTCTGCTCCTGGGCGGGGGAGGTGAAGATCGTCTGGGTTCGATCGTACTCCACGAGCCGACCCATGTAAAAAAAGCCCGTGTAATCGGAGACCCGCGCCGCCTGCTGCATGTTGTGGGTGACGATCACGATGGTGTAGCGCTCCTTGAGCTCGCCGATCAGGTCCTCGAGGCGGGCCGTGGAGATGGGGTCGAGGGCGCTGGCCGGCTCGTCCATGAGGAGCACCTCCGGCTCCACGGCCAGGGCCCGAGCGATGCACAGCCGCTGCTGCTGGCCCCCCGAGAGCTCCAGGGCGGACGACCGGAGCCGGTCCTTCACCTCGTCCCACAGCGAGGCCTTCCGGAGGGCGTCCTCCACGATCTCGGCCAGGCGGGCCTTGTCCCGGATGCCGTGGATGCGCGGCCCGTAGGCCACGTTGTCGAAGATGGACTTGGGAAAGGGGTTCCACCGCTGGAACACCATGCCCACCCGGCGGCGCAGGTCCACCACGTCGGTGGCAGGGGAGAGGATGTCCTCCCCGTCCAGCAAGATGCTGCCGCGGGTGCGGGCGCCCGGCACCAGATCGTTCATCCGGTTCAGGCACCGCAGGAACGTGCTCTTGCCGCACCCGGACGGCCCGATGAGGGCCGTGACCCGGTTCGACGGGATCCGGATCGAGATGCCGTGGAGGGCCTGCTTCGAGCCGTACCACACCTCGACGTTCTGGCAATCGATGCGTACCGGTTCGTCCATGAATCGTGCCTCTGCGGCGCTACCGGGCCGTCTCGAGCCGGCGGCGCATGCGGCTTCGCACGGCGAACGCCGTGAGGTTCAGGGTGAACACGAGCCCCACCAGCACCAGGGCCGTGCCGTAGGCGATGGGCCGGACCTTCTCCAGGGAGTGGTGCTGGGTGGACAGGATGTAGAGGTGATAGGGCAGGGCCATGAACTGATCGGAGAGGCTCGTGGGCGCGAACGGCAAGAAGAACGCCACCCCGGTGAACAGGATCGGCGCGGTCTCGCCGGCGGCCCGGCTGAGCCCCAGGATCGCGCCCGTGAGGATGCCGGGGAGGGCCGGCGGCAGCACCACCGTGCGCACGGCCTGCCACCGGGTGGCGCCCAGGGCCAGGGCGCCGTCCCGGTAGGCCCGGGGCACGCTCTTCAGGGCCTCCTCGCTGGCGGTGATGATCCACGGCAGGGTCAGCAGCCCCAGGGTGAGCCCGGCCGACAGGAGGCTGGTGCCCAGCCCCAGCAGATCCACGAACAGCACCACGCCGAACAGCCCGTACACGATGCTGGGCACGCCCGAGAGGTTCCGGATGGCCAGCCGGATCCAGCGGGTGGTCCGGTTGTCCGGGGCGTACTCCGTCAGGTAGATGGCCGCTCCCACCCCCAAGGGCAGCGAGAAGACCACGGTGAGCAGGCTCACCAGGGCCGTGCCCGCGATGGCCGGGAAGATGCCGCCTTGGGTCATGCCCTTGCGGGGCCGGTCGGTGAGGAACTCCCACCCCATCACCTGCCAGCCCTGGCGGGCGATGTGCACCAGAAAGAGCACCAGCACGGCCACCACCAGCACCGTGCTCAGCACCAGCCACGACCGCCCCAGGGCCGACCAGATCCGCTTCGCTCTCACTGGGCCCTCCTCCCCCGCCGGATGAACCCGTCGGCCACCCAGTTCACGGCGAACGAGATCACGAACAGGGCGAACCCCACCGCGAACAGGGCGAAGTAGTGGGCCGTGCCGTGGGGCACCTCGCCGAGCTCGATGGCGATGGTGGCCGTCATGGTCCGCACCGGCGACAGGAGCCCCGAGGGGAACGCCGGCGCGTTGCCCGTGGCCATGAGCACGGTCATGGTCTCGCCGATGGCCCGGCCCATGGCGAGCATCATCGCCGCCAGAATGCCGGGGGCCGCGGCGGACAGGGTGACCTTGACCAGGGTCTCCCAGGGGTTGGCCCCCAGGGCCAGGCTGGCCAGACGGTGGTCCCGGGGCACCGCCCGCAGGGCGTCCTCGGACAGGCTCACCGCCGTGGGCAGGGCCATGACCGTGAGCAGCACGGCCCCATTCAGGGCGGTGAGCCCGTTGGGCAGCCCGAACAGCCGCGCGATCGCCGGCCCCACCACCACGATGCCGATGAACCCCACCACCACGCTGGGAATCGCGGCCAGCATCTCCACGGCCGGCTTGAGCACCTCGCGGACCCGCGCGGGCGCGAACTCCGACAGGTACGCGGCCACCCCGATCCCCAGGGGCACGGTGAACGCCATCGCCCCGAGGGTGACCAGAAAGGTGGAGGCCACCATGGAGCCGATGCCGTACCTCGCCCCCTCCGGGCTCGTGGGGTCCCACCGGGCCGTGGTGAGGAACTCCCAGATCGGGACCTCGCGGAAGGCCCGGGCGCCCTGCCACAGGAGCAGCACGAAGATCCCGGCCAGCACGAGGACCGAGGTGTACCCGCACAGGGCGAGAACCCCTTCCATCAGGCGTTCCCCCGCCCGGAAGCGGCGACGGGTCACGGTCATCGAATCTCTCATGCGGATCTCGGTCGTTGGTCGTTGGTCGATTGGGCCTTCAGCCCGCTGGAAGGGTCAAAGGCTAGAACGCTAGAAAGCTGGGAAGCTGGAAGCCTGAAAACCTCTTTCATCTCCCAGCAGTTGCGCAGGGTTACGCCAAAGTCTGGTGGGCATGGGGTCTACCGGAGAGCCGGGCGCGGCTCCTATGTTCGCCGCGCAGTGCCTCCGGCGTCCGGACCGCGAAAGGGTACCCATTCCCCACCGCCGTGATGAAACCAACTCCCGTGTCTTGTGCCTGCGCGGCGAATCTCAACGCGCGGCTTCGCGCCCGGCCGGAGGTAGGCCCCATGCCCTCCACGCAACGCTCGGGCCGACGCTTACGCGATGTTTGCGGCCGCCGAATCCGCAAGGGCATGGGGCCTGGTGAATCGCCGGGCGGGAGTGTACCAAGGGAATGTTACGGGAAGGTTACGACCGTGTTGCGAAACGATGACATCCCCGGCCCGCTGGGCGTCTGGCGATCTTCACGAACCCGTCATCGTTTCGTAACCCGGCCGTAACATCGGCCGGGTACCATGGCCACCGTGGAAGACGAACAAACCCCATCCGAAGAGGAAAGGAGACGAGCCCCATGCGCACCCTCACAGCCCTGCTCACCCTCACCGCCGTGGCCGTGGCCGGCCCTGCCCTGGCGGGGCGTAAGATGGTCCAGGTCAAAGGATCCGACACCCTGGTGAACCTGGCCCAGGCCTGGGCCGAGGCGTTCCTGGACGAGACCGGTCAGTTCGTGGCCGTGACCGGCGGCGGCTCCGGCACCGGCATCGCGGCCCTCATCGACGGTCGGGCCGACATCGCGGACGCCTCGCGTCGGATCAAGCCCAAGGAGATCGAGCTGGCCCGGAAGAACGGGGTGGAGCCCGTGGAGTTCGCCGTGGCGGTGGACGGCCTGTGCGTCATCGTAAGCGACCAGAACCCCATCGACGCCCTCACCGTGGACGAGGTGGGGCGGCTGTTCCGGGGCGAGCTCAAGAACTGGAAGGCCCTGGGCGGCCCCGACCGGCCGGTGACCCTGTACGGCCGGCAGTCCAACTCGGGCACCTACGTGTTCTTCCAGGAGCACGTGCTGGGCAACCGGGACTACGCCCAGACCATGAACCGCATGAACGGAAACGCCCAGATCCTGGAGGCCGTGGCCCGGGACGCTTCGGCGGTGGGCTACGTGGGCATCGGCTACGTGGTGGACGAGCACGGCAACGTCCGCAAGGGCATCAAGCCCCTCAAGATCAAGACCGCCTCGGGAGAGGCCCTGAGCCCCCTGGATCGGGAGGCCGTGAAGGCCGGCCGCTACCCCTTGGCCCGGGCCCTGTACCAGTACACCAACGGCACCCCCCGCGGCGTGGTGGCCGAGCTCCTGAAGTTCGAGCTGTCGGAAGCCGGCCAGAGGATCGCGGAGGAGCAAGGGTTCTACCCCGTGGGCGGGGAACTCCTCGAAAAGAACCGGAAAGCCCTGGGCGAGTAGCCGGTTCCCGCCCACAACCGAGCCCTCGAACGAAGGCCCCGCCACGGCGGGGCCTTCGTCGTCTGTCAACCTGGCGCCTGAACAGACGCGCTCTGGGGGGCATGAAGCCTGCCGGGGTACCGGGCGCGGCGAGTCTCGCGCCCGGGCGGAAGCAGGTCCCCTGTCCCGGCGTCGAAAAGGCGCACCACGCTTGCTGTCGGTTCGACAACCGCACCCCGCCTCAGAGGGCGGCCCTCCCCCGCTCTCCGGTGCGGATGCGGATCGCGTCGTGCACCGGGCTCACGAACACCTTGCCATCACCGATCTTGCCGGTGCGGGCCGCGGCCACGATGGCGTCGGCCACGGCTGCGGCCATGGGCTCCTCCACCACCACCTCCACCTTCACCTTCGGCACGAAGTCCACCGTGTACTCTGCACCACGGTAGAGCTCCGAGTGCCCCTTCTGTCGGCCAAACCCCCGGACCTCGGTCACGGTGATCCCCCGCACCCCGAGGTCGTGGAGGGCATCTTTCACGGCATCGAGCCGGAAGGGTTTGAAAATCGCCTCGATCTTTCGCATGGGACCGATCTCCTCTCCTCGTTCGTTTCGTCACCGATGGGTTCGAGCGGTCGAGGGCCCGGTCGCCGCCGCCACGCACAGGGCCTTCTGCCGCTCGTTCCCCACTCCTTACACGAACCGTGCCAGGCCGGCACGGCCTCGGCCCACCTCCCTGGCGGAACGAGGCGAAACGGGGAATCTCCGTAAAAAACACAATTGTCCCAAAGAAACGCAGCGCTACATTTTTGTCTGATACGACACTCAACGGTCCGATTTTGTCTCACGATCCCCCACCCCGCCCTCCTCTCCGAGAGAAGAAAACCAAAGACATCTCAATGTGTTACACCGTATACCTCTCCAAGACGGACCGGCTGGCACGCCTCTGGCACGGGGCCCTCGGTGTCGCCGCCGCGACAAGGACCCCAACCAGCAAAGGAGACGGTACGATGAAACACGCGATCCGAAGGCTTTCCTCCGCAGGGCTTTTCGCCCTCGTTCTCACCGGGGCGGCGTGGGCAGCCGACGAGCCCCTCACCGCCGATGTGGTGCAGACCCATCTCAACTACGTGTGGACCCTGGTGGCCGCCTTCCTCGTGTTCTTCATGCAAGCGGGGTTCGCCATGGTGGAGGCCGGGTTCACCCGGGCCAAGAACGTGTGCAACATCCTGATGAAGAACTTCATGGACTTCGGGATGGGAGCGCTCGCCTTCTTCTTCGTCGGGTTCGGGCTCATGTTCGGGCTGTCGAACGGCTGGATCGGGACCTCTGGGTTCATGCTCCGCGATTTCGCCGTGGATGGGGACCCGTGGGTGTATGCCTTTTTCATGTTCCAGGTGGTGTTTGCGGCCACCGCCGCCACCATCGTGTCGGGCGCCGTGGCGGAACGGATGAAGTTCAGCGGGTACCTCGTGTTCAGCGCCCTCATGACCGCGATCGTCTACCCGGTGTTCGGCAGTTGGGCCTGGGGCAGCTTGTACAAAGGTGGCGGCTGGCTC
This is a stretch of genomic DNA from Deferrisoma camini S3R1. It encodes these proteins:
- the pstB gene encoding phosphate ABC transporter ATP-binding protein PstB, which translates into the protein MDEPVRIDCQNVEVWYGSKQALHGISIRIPSNRVTALIGPSGCGKSTFLRCLNRMNDLVPGARTRGSILLDGEDILSPATDVVDLRRRVGMVFQRWNPFPKSIFDNVAYGPRIHGIRDKARLAEIVEDALRKASLWDEVKDRLRSSALELSGGQQQRLCIARALAVEPEVLLMDEPASALDPISTARLEDLIGELKERYTIVIVTHNMQQAARVSDYTGFFYMGRLVEYDRTQTIFTSPAQEQTEAYITGRFG
- the pstA gene encoding phosphate ABC transporter permease PstA: MRAKRIWSALGRSWLVLSTVLVVAVLVLFLVHIARQGWQVMGWEFLTDRPRKGMTQGGIFPAIAGTALVSLLTVVFSLPLGVGAAIYLTEYAPDNRTTRWIRLAIRNLSGVPSIVYGLFGVVLFVDLLGLGTSLLSAGLTLGLLTLPWIITASEEALKSVPRAYRDGALALGATRWQAVRTVVLPPALPGILTGAILGLSRAAGETAPILFTGVAFFLPFAPTSLSDQFMALPYHLYILSTQHHSLEKVRPIAYGTALVLVGLVFTLNLTAFAVRSRMRRRLETAR
- the pstC gene encoding phosphate ABC transporter permease subunit PstC, with product MRDSMTVTRRRFRAGERLMEGVLALCGYTSVLVLAGIFVLLLWQGARAFREVPIWEFLTTARWDPTSPEGARYGIGSMVASTFLVTLGAMAFTVPLGIGVAAYLSEFAPARVREVLKPAVEMLAAIPSVVVGFIGIVVVGPAIARLFGLPNGLTALNGAVLLTVMALPTAVSLSEDALRAVPRDHRLASLALGANPWETLVKVTLSAAAPGILAAMMLAMGRAIGETMTVLMATGNAPAFPSGLLSPVRTMTATIAIELGEVPHGTAHYFALFAVGFALFVISFAVNWVADGFIRRGRRAQ
- a CDS encoding PstS family phosphate ABC transporter substrate-binding protein; amino-acid sequence: MRTLTALLTLTAVAVAGPALAGRKMVQVKGSDTLVNLAQAWAEAFLDETGQFVAVTGGGSGTGIAALIDGRADIADASRRIKPKEIELARKNGVEPVEFAVAVDGLCVIVSDQNPIDALTVDEVGRLFRGELKNWKALGGPDRPVTLYGRQSNSGTYVFFQEHVLGNRDYAQTMNRMNGNAQILEAVARDASAVGYVGIGYVVDEHGNVRKGIKPLKIKTASGEALSPLDREAVKAGRYPLARALYQYTNGTPRGVVAELLKFELSEAGQRIAEEQGFYPVGGELLEKNRKALGE
- a CDS encoding P-II family nitrogen regulator, which produces MRKIEAIFKPFRLDAVKDALHDLGVRGITVTEVRGFGRQKGHSELYRGAEYTVDFVPKVKVEVVVEEPMAAAVADAIVAAARTGKIGDGKVFVSPVHDAIRIRTGERGRAAL